The Onthophagus taurus isolate NC chromosome 2, IU_Otau_3.0, whole genome shotgun sequence genome includes a window with the following:
- the LOC111423994 gene encoding protein yellow: MRRYVSFLTVCGAFAISSAIAPLEELFSWNQIDYTWPSLEQRQDAISKGTFAPENNLPLGLEKWNDKLFVTVPRWKSGVGSSLNYISLKQPIDKSSFLIPYPSWEANTIPSNKTDLKPDHIISTFRIKSDVCDRLWVMDTGVDDILGSYNVVASPAIVIFDLKTDTLIKRYELKKDDAKDSSFFANIVVDVDKDNCNDAYAYIPDLGGYGIVIYSLASDDSWRVEHNFFHFDPLQGDLTVGGVNFHWTDGVFGIALSNKLENGHRTAFFHSLASTKEFGVCTSILKNKTAATTPGNYYAFKVLGDKGDDSQTSASDFDPNSEVLFFTQLQKDGVACWNTKKVLAPENVALVAEDGERLVFTNDIKLARDEPYLYILSDRMPEFLYGKLDQSKINYRIFRLNVNEAIKGTPCAG, translated from the exons ATGCGTCGTTACGTTTCGTTTTTAACCGTTTGCGGTGCGTTCGCGATCAGTTCAGCGATAGCACCTCTCGAAGAACTCTTCTCGTGGAATCAAATCGATTACACATGGCCCAGTTTGGAACAAAGACAAGACGCAATCTCAAAAGGAACTTTCGCACCGGAAAATAATTTGCCCTTAGGTTTGGAAAAATGGAATGATAAACTTTTCGTTACAGTACCCAG atggaAATCTGGTGTTGGATCATCGTTAAATTACATTTCATTGAAACAACCGATTGATAAATCAAGTTTTCTTATACCGTATCCAAGTTGGGAGGCAAATACAATTCCTTCGAATAAAACGGATTTAAAGCCGGATCATATCATTTCGACGTTTCGAATTAAATCGGACGTTTGCGACAGACTTTGGGTTATGGATACCGGAGTTGATGATATTTTAGGAAGTTATAACGTCGTCGCAAGTCCCGCTATagtcatttttgatttaaaaaccgATACTTTGATTAAACGATATGAGTTGAAAAAGGATGATGCTAAAGATTCTTCGTTCTTCGCTAACAta gtTGTAGATGTTGACAAAGATAACTGTAACGATGCTTACGCATATATTCCGGATTTAGGTGGTTACGGAATTGTAATTTACTCATTAGCATCGGATGATTCTTGGCGTGTCGAACATAACTTTTTCCACTTTGATCCTTTGCAAGGTGATTTAACTGTGGGTGGAGTTAATTTCCATTGGACGGATGGAGTTTTTGGAATTGCCTTATCgaataaattagaaaatggACATAGAACGGCGTTTTTCCATTCGTTGGCTAGCACGAAAGAATTTGGAGTATGTACgagcattttaaagaataaaactgCAGCTACAACTCCTGGAAATTATTACGCTTTTAAAGTGCTCGGTGATAAAGGGGATGATTCGCAAACTTCAGCAAGCGATTTTGATCCAAACTCAgaagttttattctttacgCAATTGCAAAAAGACGGTGTTGCTTGTtggaatacaaaaaaagttttggcaCCGGAAAATGTTGCTTTGGTAGCTGAAGACGGTGAAAGATTAGTGTTTACTAATGATATAAAG ttggcTAGAGATGAACCTTATTTGTATATTCTTTCGGATAGAATGCCTGAATTTCTTTATGGAAAATTGGatcaatcaaaaattaattacaggATATTTAGGCTGAATGTAAATGAAGCGATTAAAGGAACTCCTTGTGCTGGTTAA